AGTCCTGCACTGACACTTTCAGTCACCCGAGGAGGAgatgctcttctgtttttccttacatGTCACACTGCTGCATGAGCATCATTGTCATCATGTGCGCTGTCGACCACAATTTCCGATCCTATTTACTGACGTCtttcccatagatctaaatgcagataTCACTTTAGTCATGGTTCCTAAACACCAGCCAGTTGAGCAGTCTGAGTAACTGAGGCTTCTGTTATCCGTGCCCCAGCAATGAACCCTCTTTTAAAGTCAATCTTTGCTCTTGCCATCTGGATACAAAGTCAGAGTCAACTGATTAGCATTTTTATACATGCCACAGAGCCTGATTGGATGTTAATTATTTAATTGTAACATGGttgcatttgttatgtttctccactaatttattcaggtttttcctttcatttatcaCCTGCCTGTATATGTAGATATGAATTAATAAGTTATTTGTTCTGTGTTagttcatatttttattcacaTTATATGTTTTCTAAGACACTCACAATGGCGGTAAAGAGACAACGAAGCACAAATGTGTAAAACCGAACCAGAAGATttccagaggttgatgttgttCAAATAGTGGTTTTAATGTGTTAAAAACACGATTAAATCATTTAAAGCTAAACCCTATGAAGAAGGGTGAAATAAAAGGACAACTGAACTGATCCCAAACCAGCTCATCAGACACAGAGACTTGTGTTTTTCCTGGACTGACTGATGTGTCATATCCTGTTTTAATTAtgagaaaacaatgtgacaaaATACTCACAAACATATGGAAGTGCttgtaaaatgttaaacattttcTATCAGCATCCTGTTGTATCACATTAAATCTCTGTTTCTCTACACTGATAGtgcaagaaaataaataaataaaaaggttttctttaaaaacacattctgGACATAGTTTTCCTTCATTCTGGACCAGAGCCAAGGCCATAAATTTGTGCTCCTGTTTCCTGGGTTCAGAGATCAGGTTCCTTTGAGTTTAAAGGCCTCTAGTCCTGGACACACTTTATTATCATTGTAGCATAACagatacaaaataaataacattggATTCAGACATGATCCTCAAGTGTTGCCACGAGTCTGAGAAGTGCAGTAAGTTACAAAAATAAGATCGAGAACTGACACTCAGAATACACCTATGGTTTTATCTGCACTTTCAAAGCCTATGAGAGTTTTCTGAgacattcagttcattcagctgTTTGACTGTTGTCCCTTCCTTATCAGTGAACATCAGCAGCATGAAGAGACCAATGATTTTGTTctgcttatttattttcttttcacaatCCATCACAAACGAatgttcaaaatatttttgaagaCCCGTTTAAAGTTCCCATTGCAGAGCGGGTATATGAAAGGGTTGAGAGTGGAGTTCATGTAACCTAGCCAAATGGTGAACATGTGAAGGTCATGGTGCACACACTCTCTGCAGAATGCCATGACCATGAAAGCTATGAAGTAGGGTatccaacacaacaaaaaagcaGCGATTATAAAGCCCAACTGCTTGGCCGCTTTGTGCTCCTTATGGATCCTCAGGCTTTGGATACGCTGACGTGATTGGTCAATAAACTTTTGCCACGTCTGTCTCAGAGTCACCGCGTTAGCTGGGTCCAGTTTGGCATCTTCAACCCCTTCATCAGTCCAGGGTAGAGCGTGACTGGGGTCATAGTTGTTATAGAGCGCGGACGTGTATCTCTGCACGTCTGAAACCTGACTGACATCACAGACACCGCTAACTGAGTTTGGCACCGTGACGTGACATTCATTTAAAGATGCTTGATGTTTGTTCTCATTATTCCCCTCTGAGCAAATTACGTCCTGTGGGACAGAGGGTCGACTCAGGGGAATCTCAGCATCTGGCTGCTTCTCTGCAGGGGACAAAGAGCACCTTTTGGCTTTCCGTGCCATTCTGAATCGTTTTGTTGTCATGGCAATCAATGACGTCTGCTGGCACTTTACGCCAATTTTTCTGTGAGATCTAGAAGGAGCACCTTTAGTCTTATCAGAATCTTCAAGGGAATATGCCTGATCTAGAGTGTTCTGGTCCAGCAAGCGTTGCGTTTTAGACAGTTTGACTGGAGCCTCACACTCTTGCTTGGgtgattttgagtcatttttctcaggcattttatcattttgtccATTCTCATTTTCCCCAAACGAATCGGTTGGATGGatgattctctctctgtccctcagaTGTTGTCTCACAGCcaagtagatgtgtgtgtaaaaccaCAGCATCAAAATTGAGGGTACGTAGAAGTTGAAGACGGCAGTAATAACCTTAAACCATGTGACAAAGCGAAAATCTGTGTCGCACTTGTTCTCCTCCTCAGGTTTAAGGTCCACATGTGTAAAAGACCGCCATCCTAAAATTGGAATAATCCACATCATCGAGAGCAGCCAGGCTCCAGAGATCATCACACTGGCTTTTCCCCTCGTTCGATACTTTAGATACTTCAGCGGCTGTCTCACTGAGCGGTACCGATCCAAACACAGGATAAACAAGCTGAAAATAGAGGCTGTGCTTGCCACGTAGTCCATAATAAGCCAAAATTGGCACACGGCCCGGCCCAGTTTCCATTCATCCTCCAATAAATACACCAAGTTCAGAGGCATAACTGTGGTCCCTACAATCAGATCTGCCACTGAGAGGCTGACAATGTAGAGGTTCCCGACGGTGTGGAGGCTCTTCTCTCTCTTAACGGCGTAGAGAACGAGCAGGTTCATAATAATggtgaggagagaaaggagtCCCAGAAAGACTCCCAGCAGGGCGTTGTGGAAGCGGTCATGGAGGGTCAGGGTGTGATTGCTCCTCGGTGAGTCACGATCAAGGAGACCACTCCAGCTGTTATTGCTGTTATTGGCATAGCTGCTGGTGTTGAGGTCTATGGGAGGTGACAGACCAGATTCCATCATGGTAGGTGAGATGGCCACCTCCAGATTCAGTCACATTGTGGAAAACTGTTGACCAATGTGTCTTTAAGTGTGGGCCAAAACATGCATGAACGGGCAGGTTTTAATCAGGTGAGGAAGGTGGATTTAATCTGTTTGAATCCAACTCTTAAAGCATTATGACCAGTGGAAAAAAGATAATCCTTTAAATACTGGAAAAGGCTTAATCAGTGTTGTGATGATCTGTAGTCCATTTGTCAGATAAATCCAAACTGTTAATACCTGAAAAACATAAAGTGCATTACAGATTAGGCTACTGTTACAATGTCTCACCTGATGAGAGATAAACTAAAAAAGACAAGATGCAAGCGTTTAtatcttttttactttttttcatctGGATTTACAAACATACAGCCACAACACTAAACCCAGATACTGGTTTAATGTTCGTAGCTGTTCGGTGTACAGTATTAGAAGGCTAAaatctctcttgctctttctctctcactgtccaGCTGGCTTTCTTTAACACTCGCATGAGGGGAGTGTGGCGAATCCCATCGACTACACAGCAGTAGACAAACTGTGTGCGACTGGAAGAAAGGAGGCTGCATTCGGTTCAAGAGTCTATTCAAAATAGTCTCCGTAACATCTACTGTAGGTGAACTAACGTCATCattctatccatctatccatctatctatctgtctgtctgtctgtctgtccgcctGTGTATGCTATCTATGTCTGCTTACTCACTggtgacacacactcaggaggaggaaagaaaaaaaccccaccaaGCTCACAAGTGTTTAGAGCTttagtaggaaaaaaaaacaaatcactcaCAGCAGTAATGGGGGCTGAAAGGTTTTCAGCAGAGCATCTTCAGAAAGTGACTCACTCTAACTGTTATCCTGGTTTTGAGATTGAAATGGGGCAATGCTAGAAGACTAAAGACACATTTATTATCATGAACCCCTGTGTTTACATGCCCTTGCCTCCACCAATTcaataagtaaatgaaaaaataagcCAGGGAGACTGAGAGTATTGGAAGCAGTTAACGAACTATGGCACTGCCCTGTGGATGCTGTATGATGGATGTTAAGTCTCCATCCAGATGATTTATCAAAAGCCCTCCAGCTTTAGggtacaaaacatttaaatgttggACACACTGGCAGCAGCATATTCCAACAGTACAAGCTTCCTTAAGTggaaaagttatttttatttttaatagcatttttttaaaaccaattCCTATGTAGAATCACGAGAAATGTGAAGGACTAAAAGAAACATCCATGTTCATGCTGTGTGGTTCCCGTATGCTGTCTCTCATGTTTGGAGCCTCACATAAAAAAGAGCTTTAAGAGAAGAAACTCAATTAATGGACACGTGCATGTTTTTCAGATTCCATGAATCATTTTGGattgtaaatatttttctcGCTCTGTTTATAGCCTCTGTGTTTATACAATAACTGCCTCCGCATCGCAAATATTTAGGAACATTTTTACTCACCGAATTCGCATAGAATAACAAAATACAGGCGGATGGATGAACagaaagataataataataataatagtattaaaaaaacacacttacacaaatgTGCTGCGTGTTTTCTGCATTTGAGCAGCGCTCCACTTATCGCACCAGAAATGGACAGGATATTTATCCAACACTAATTGTTCAATATGATTATCTGTAATGACCAGTGCCTGTCTGATTTCAttagaaaagagagggaacacagATTAATCGTGCTATCTCTTTGCCCTGTTGAGACCTGATGGAGCCAATCTATCAAAATGAATAATGGCTTTCATGCGAAATTCTACAAGTCGGTGCGCAGAGAACCACCTGTTGAGCTGCTGCAGGATCACACATGCAAAAACTTTATGAGGCTTTTTATACGGTATGAGCACGATCGACAAACTGCATATTTTTGAAAACAGTCGGACAATGAAATAGCTCAAGTCagctgtcattaaaaaaaaaaaagtttatcgGCTCAACAGTGTGAGTTATTGTAGCCTGTTTTGGCGTCTGTCCAGTAAAAGTAGACATTTTCAGACTTACCGCTCAACGCGAATTCCCAAGAAAATccgtttttattttctttaattccAGCTTGTATTCCAAGTGAAAATCAGTAAACGAGTGAAGGACAGAGGTTTGAATGGCAAAGGAAAACTCTAcctcccccttccccccccTCCTCCGGTCTCtgcccagctctctctctctctctctctctctctctctctctctccctccctctatctctctcccccctgTCTGGACTGAACACAGACTTTGGAGTTCATATGATATCAAGCTGAATAAGTGCAGCCATAAAAATTACCTTGTTACAGGAATGAGATTTCACCTGATGGAGTGGCGCATTCTGATTCGCAGTGCCATGATTCAGTGTGCGTGATTCACTGAACGGTTACACGCACACAGTGAGAAAGGGGGTCTAGTGATtgtgatgaaaaaagaaaaaaagaaattcagagGTCGATGAACTTTAAGGTCTATGACATCGCAGTTTTGTGATGAGGTGCGGTTACTGGTGAGTGACTGATAGGCTACAGGAGACTGTGGACATCAGTAGCAAGGGACCACGGTAACATCACGAATTCCTCCAATCACAACACACAAGCCAAAATGATGAACCTGAGCATACAACGTGCCGAGCATCCTCATTGTTTAAAAGTGGACAGCAAGACACACGACAGTCATGGTCTCCAGCAGCACTGACTGGGTGCAGCTGCACAACATTAAAGCATAAAGTGAATTTGCGGATCTGACCTGGTTTTATGAGTCTCCAGATAAATGTCTCACCAACTGTCTCAGGCAGCACGTCCACCAACGCCAATGTGCGTCTAACCGCAGCCAGTGTGTGGGTTTCTGTAGGACGTAAGGATGACTGGTGTGACTTGGGTGTGCGCCACCAGTCTGTTCTGGACTTAAGTAATACCTCAGATTAATAAAGGTGGCTTATATTTTGTGAGATGTGAATCAGATGCACTTCTTTTGGAAGAATCGAAGGAATTAactcacaataaaaaaaaattaaataaaataaaaaaaatgctcatttAATGTATCAAAGTTGCAGAGTTAAACAActacagtgaaagtgaaagtttgaaTAGAGGGAGGGTTCTCAGGATCTTATCACAAGGCTTTATGACACTTGCTGTAAATCTTTATTACAGCTGATCCAGGaattctgttgtatttttgtttatgtcCTGTTTTTTTGAGCTGCAAATGCTTGTTTATGCAGTGTCGATCACTAACAGCCTGAACCCAAAGAATCCAAAACTTCACACTTCAGTCAGGCTGCTCCTCAAACAATACAAACATATTCAACTGCCAAAAGCTAACATGTCCCCAGATAGCTGTTACTTTCACCGTCAACATATTACTGAGCAGATGACAAACAGTTGCCTTATGACCAAAAGCTCATTAGAGGATGTTTTGTCTGAACTGATAAGACATTTGCCAACTGTAAATTTGATTTTCCTGTTGGAACAATGCCCACGGTTGAAGGCATGGGGTtgcacactgacaaaaaatgGAGGATCTTAATGATCCTACTGATGTGCTGATTCTGAGAATCATTCTGGACTTCATTTTGGATTCTTCTGGGCTTAGACCCATTGTGAAATGGCTGCTTGGCCAAAGGGAAGTCTGATGTGTGTATGACTGTAGTGGAAAGTTCAAGGGGTCAGAAAACTCAAGTGGTTTTCTTTTCATCGCAAGTTTTAtgcacacaggaaacactgtaATGTATGTTCATTACAAGGTGTTAGTAGACACTCATTTAGAAACTGGAAGGCGACCCTGACAGTGTCATGAAAAGTAATATCCAAAAAAGATGTTTATTCCAGCTGGATGTGTGAACTGTGTAACAATTTCTTGGTCTGTATGTAAGTAGAGGGTCAAGAAATACAAActgtgaaaagcaaaaaaaaaaaaaaagaaatactggcCTAATGGTGGTGCTGCGAGAGAGGTCACAGAGTTACCAGAGTCAATGGATTTTACCCACTTGGAGTGTAACTGTTCACTCTTTATGGTGATACAGCTCTAGTTTCTGAAAGCTGTCGGTCACAAAAAGCCTGCACTCTTTGGGAGAGCTTGAGGTAACTCCAGGTAACTTTAATCgttttaaacaaaaaattacCTTGTAATACACCAGTTTGGACTGTTGCTGTGGTGTAAAATCTAATTAGCGTAATCAGAGAAGAGTCATGACCTTGAAGTCTAGTGTTTTAACTTTTTGTATAACTTATGGGTGTCAGGCATTTTTTcccagttttttattttattttattttttccaatgTGTTTGAACCACTAAGTAGTATTTGCAAAGCAATTAGTGCAGACCATTAAGGAATCTGAGAGCAGCTGTGCTTTAGCATAATTCTGTTTTAGCCTGTTAATTTGAGATCAGACGTAATTATTCCATCATCTTGAGATAACAAATGAACGTTTTTGCTGAGCTTTGTCTGATAATGGCCAATGTGTAAAAAATGCCATCAGAATATTCGCTTGAGCTGGTCCAGGGCAGAGTCTTCCCATTACAGTGACAACACAAATTGcaatattataattatattttgctTTATTCTGTCTGTTTACACAGTCAAAGTGTTTCCACAATCGACTTTAATCAATTGCTGTGAAGTAAGCCTAATatgcagcaacagcaacaactgaACTGATTAGTTTTATGTGTGTCTTTTGTAATGCACTGGAATTACATTACGTGTTAACTGCTTGTGCTGATTGTCTTATAAGGCAAACAATATTTAGTAGTAATTGCTTGCATTGTAAATGTCCTTATTTGCCTTCTGCTGAGCTCTCAAGGCAGTCCAGCTGCTTCTTGTCTTCGTCTATGTTCTCCTGTTCTaagtttttgtgttgtgtgttttataatGGCTAATGTAACATTTGGGCGAGGGACAACAGTTGCCTTCTGGCTAGTGCTGGCATATTTACATGATGATGACCAATGTGCATTATctctgaaaaaaagaatgaaaataaataaaataaacttacTTCGGCAGTGTCTTGATTCTCAGACTTTAGATCATTTTCActcccacacaggtgttttcagttattttggGCTGATGAGACCTTTCCTCAGGAACTGTGTGGGCATGTACAAACTATGCTTCATTGGCACCTCTATCCTCACTCTCctcttgtgtctttttttgtgttgggTTGAGACAATTTACCTCTGCAGGAGTCTGGAGTTTGGTGACCTTAGCAAGCCCAGAACATCACTCTCCTCAACTTCTAACCAAGAAGAGGTCAAAATCTGTCAGAGTAACACATTTTCTACACATGGGCTGTGAAGGCGAAAGCAACATGTCACCAGCACAACAGTGGCAGCTGGGAGTCTGCCGTCAGATGGCCACAGAGCTGAACTGTTAAAAGTGGCTCTTGGTCACTGTTACGTGCATGAAGCTTGTGTGACGTGTGAAGAGTTACATAGCTGGTGTAGACAGCTGCATTGTTGAATGACAGAAAGTTGAAAGGTGTCTGGTGTTGACAGGGTGTAGCTGAAAACACCTTTGTGTGTGCACGGGACCTT
This region of Toxotes jaculatrix isolate fToxJac2 chromosome 3, fToxJac2.pri, whole genome shotgun sequence genomic DNA includes:
- the hrh1 gene encoding LOW QUALITY PROTEIN: histamine H1 receptor (The sequence of the model RefSeq protein was modified relative to this genomic sequence to represent the inferred CDS: substituted 1 base at 1 genomic stop codon) codes for the protein MXLNLEVAISPTMMESGLSPPIDLNTSSYANNSNNSWSGLLDRDSPRSNHTLTLHDRFHNALLGVFLGLLSLLTIIMNLLVLYAVKREKSLHTVGNLYIVSLSVADLIVGTTVMPLNLVYLLEDEWKLGRAVCQFWLIMDYVASTASIFSLFILCLDRYRSVRQPLKYLKYRTRGKASVMISGAWLLSMMWIIPILGWRSFTHVDLKPEEENKCDTDFRFVTWFKVITAVFNFYVPSILMLWFYTHIYLAVRQHLRDRERIIHPTDSFGENENGQNDKMPEKNDSKSPKQECEAPVKLSKTQRLLDQNTLDQAYSLEDSDKTKGAPSRSHRKIGVKCQQTSLIAMTTKRFRMARKAKRCSLSPAEKQPDAEIPLSRPSVPQDVICSEGNNENKHQASLNECHVTVPNSVSGVCDVSQVSDVQRYTSALYNNYDPSHALPWTDEGVEDAKLDPANAVTLRQTWQKFIDQSRQRIQSLRIHKEHKAAKQLGFIIAAFLLCWIPYFIAFMVMAFCRECVHHDLHMFTIWLGYMNSTLNPFIYPLCNGNFKRVFKNILNIRL